A single genomic interval of Burkholderia cepacia ATCC 25416 harbors:
- a CDS encoding BadF/BadG/BcrA/BcrD ATPase family protein produces MAALLFAIGIDGGGTGTRAVLADRHGRELAQGRGGPSGLGLGIERAWASIGAACADAFTRAGLAFDWPQCALGCGLAGVNNAAWLAAFRAQAPLGALAVESDAYTTVVGAHGGAPGLIVALGTGSIAAALDAAGACRIAGGFGFPSGDEASGAWLGVRALAYAQQALDGRVPRDAFANALLAETGAQDRDALVQWSCDANQTIYARLAPIVFAHRSHPVAGALIAQAGDEIGKMIDALDPQQALPVALCGGLADALAPAVPARHAARLRAPLDDSAHGALRLALQALHEAEGN; encoded by the coding sequence ATGGCGGCATTACTTTTTGCGATCGGGATCGACGGTGGCGGCACGGGCACGCGCGCGGTGCTGGCCGACCGGCACGGGCGCGAGCTCGCGCAGGGGCGCGGCGGCCCGTCGGGGCTCGGGCTCGGCATCGAGCGCGCGTGGGCGTCGATCGGCGCGGCCTGCGCGGACGCGTTCACGCGGGCCGGCCTCGCATTCGACTGGCCGCAGTGCGCGCTCGGCTGCGGGCTCGCGGGCGTCAACAATGCCGCGTGGCTCGCCGCGTTCCGCGCGCAGGCCCCGCTCGGCGCGCTCGCGGTCGAGAGCGACGCGTATACGACCGTCGTCGGCGCACACGGCGGCGCGCCGGGGCTCATCGTCGCGCTCGGCACCGGCAGCATCGCGGCGGCGCTCGATGCGGCCGGCGCCTGCCGGATCGCGGGCGGCTTCGGCTTTCCGTCCGGCGACGAGGCGAGCGGTGCGTGGCTCGGCGTGCGCGCGCTCGCGTATGCGCAGCAGGCGCTCGACGGCCGCGTACCGCGCGATGCGTTCGCGAACGCGTTGCTCGCGGAAACGGGCGCGCAGGATCGCGACGCGCTCGTCCAGTGGTCGTGCGATGCGAACCAGACGATCTACGCGCGGCTTGCGCCGATCGTGTTCGCGCACCGTTCGCATCCGGTCGCGGGCGCGCTGATCGCGCAGGCGGGCGACGAGATCGGCAAGATGATCGACGCGCTCGATCCGCAGCAGGCGCTGCCGGTCGCGCTGTGCGGCGGCCTGGCGGACGCACTGGCTCCGGCCGTGCCGGCGCGCCACGCCGCCCGGCTGCGCGCGCCGCTCGACGATTCGGCGCACGGCGCGCTGCGGCTCGCGCTGCAGGCGCTGCACGAGGCGGAAGGCAACTGA
- a CDS encoding TonB-dependent siderophore receptor: MTTSLARPPVRPRRMAAALACVAASLAHADDSPGGATVLPAVNVTAAHDSPQHLTDTVSTGALGTRRQLDTPFSTTIVTSEELEARQPYKLGDVFANDASVSDNSGAYSAWASYMTVRGMQLDWQNGYKIDGLPFVTYGITMPYEQLDRVELLKGLGGFLYGFVTPGGVVNYVTKQPGAEPVRSVDVGYRSTNVWTEHVDLGQRFGPDGRFGARLNATHEEGRTYNDGNIRRDSVSLALQANLTRDLSVNVGALYQDRRTTGQTPSIFTGSYPGGVLPATISGGTTNLGGRDQYLNTNLQLYTAGLQYQFAPDWQLDVAYSYSKATRRRNESTLYLQDAAGNYTDSRYVGMEDHRFSQWRAMVEGKVRTGAFSHQIVIGASWQKQANDYSANSVFVPLGAGNLYAPNPYRYDSPHGFVQYRTSEIVQKSLFASDTVQLTARWSVLAGVRYMNYEQRSFQASGAEDPGYRQNGVVTPTFAVMFKLAPTTTAYASYAESLEPGSRVNDVYANAGQVLKPLRSKQYELGIKSEHARWSATAALFRIERSAEYANAANVYVQDGESVIQGIEFGARAKFGARWNAGVDVMLLDAWYANGIGNNGNRVAGAPRFVLAGDVGYAVPGVPGLTLGVDAKFTGATPLRAAGGLDAPGFLVVNAGARYLTRIGRHDVTLRASIDNVLNRRYWEYQYADYVKPGDPRTVSLSAKIDF; this comes from the coding sequence ATGACCACCAGCCTCGCCCGCCCTCCCGTCCGCCCACGCCGCATGGCCGCCGCCCTTGCCTGCGTTGCCGCGTCGCTCGCGCACGCGGACGATTCTCCCGGCGGCGCCACGGTGCTGCCTGCCGTCAACGTCACGGCCGCGCACGACTCGCCGCAGCACCTGACCGACACGGTCTCCACCGGCGCGCTCGGCACGCGCCGCCAGCTCGACACGCCGTTCTCGACGACGATCGTCACGTCGGAGGAACTCGAGGCACGCCAGCCGTACAAGCTCGGCGACGTGTTCGCGAACGACGCGTCGGTGTCCGACAACAGCGGCGCGTACAGCGCGTGGGCCAGCTACATGACCGTGCGCGGCATGCAGCTCGACTGGCAGAACGGCTACAAGATCGACGGGCTGCCGTTCGTCACGTACGGGATCACGATGCCGTACGAGCAGCTCGATCGCGTCGAGCTGCTGAAGGGGCTCGGCGGTTTCCTGTACGGCTTCGTGACGCCCGGCGGCGTCGTCAACTACGTGACGAAGCAGCCCGGCGCCGAACCCGTGCGCAGCGTCGACGTCGGCTACCGGAGCACCAATGTGTGGACCGAGCACGTCGATCTCGGCCAGCGCTTCGGGCCGGACGGCAGGTTCGGCGCGCGGCTGAACGCGACGCACGAGGAAGGCAGGACGTACAACGACGGCAACATCCGCCGCGACAGCGTATCGCTCGCGCTGCAGGCGAACCTGACGCGCGACCTGTCGGTGAATGTCGGCGCGCTGTACCAGGATCGCCGCACGACGGGCCAGACGCCGTCGATCTTCACCGGCAGCTATCCAGGCGGCGTGCTGCCCGCGACGATCAGCGGCGGCACGACGAACCTCGGCGGCAGGGACCAGTACCTGAACACGAACCTGCAGCTCTATACGGCCGGGCTGCAGTACCAGTTCGCGCCCGACTGGCAGCTCGACGTGGCGTACAGCTACAGCAAGGCGACGCGCCGCCGCAACGAAAGCACGCTGTACCTGCAGGATGCAGCCGGCAACTACACCGACAGCCGCTACGTCGGGATGGAGGATCACCGCTTCAGCCAGTGGCGCGCGATGGTCGAGGGCAAGGTACGCACGGGAGCGTTCAGCCACCAGATCGTGATCGGCGCGTCGTGGCAGAAGCAGGCGAACGACTATTCGGCGAACAGCGTGTTCGTGCCGCTCGGCGCCGGCAACCTGTATGCGCCGAATCCGTACCGCTACGACAGCCCGCACGGCTTCGTCCAGTACCGCACGAGCGAGATCGTGCAGAAATCGCTGTTCGCGAGCGACACCGTGCAGCTCACGGCGCGCTGGTCGGTGCTCGCCGGCGTGCGCTACATGAACTACGAGCAGCGCTCGTTCCAGGCGAGCGGCGCCGAGGATCCCGGCTATCGCCAGAACGGCGTGGTGACGCCGACGTTCGCGGTGATGTTCAAGCTCGCGCCGACGACCACCGCGTACGCGAGCTACGCCGAATCGCTCGAGCCCGGCAGCCGCGTGAACGACGTCTACGCGAACGCCGGCCAGGTGCTCAAGCCGCTGCGCAGCAAACAGTACGAACTGGGGATCAAGAGCGAGCACGCGCGCTGGAGCGCGACGGCCGCGTTGTTCCGCATCGAGCGCAGCGCCGAATATGCGAACGCGGCGAACGTCTACGTGCAGGACGGCGAATCGGTCATTCAGGGGATCGAGTTCGGTGCGCGCGCGAAATTCGGCGCGCGCTGGAACGCGGGCGTCGACGTGATGCTGCTCGACGCGTGGTACGCGAACGGGATCGGCAACAACGGCAACCGCGTCGCGGGCGCACCGCGTTTCGTGCTCGCCGGCGACGTCGGCTATGCGGTACCCGGCGTGCCGGGGCTGACGCTCGGCGTCGATGCGAAATTCACCGGCGCGACGCCGCTGCGCGCGGCCGGCGGCCTCGACGCCCCGGGCTTTCTCGTCGTCAATGCGGGGGCGCGTTACCTGACGCGGATCGGCCGCCACGACGTGACGCTGCGCGCGTCGATCGACAACGTGCTGAACCGCCGTTACTGGGAATACCAGTACGCGGACTACGTGAAGCCGGGCGACCCGCGCACGGTGAGCCTGAGCGCGAAGATCGACTTCTGA
- a CDS encoding tetratricopeptide repeat protein, translating to MFSTELPASAALTPEQQLAQDIALVMDNALERHRSGAFDDARALYEAILDAVPAHGDAHYNLAVLLADTGHAADAVPHFEAALGASPDNGYYWVSYIHALHRSGQTAAAWIAVEIAQQRGVHGPALNGLIAQLASPDIVLATAAVAAAPSGIDAAIVLETAAGRSDSGKSARRPNQTLLQKHAALFDKNRHAEATALARKLVADYPEDGACWRALSASLHREGRFPEMIEAGLRTVELLPNEVLVRILLADTLRAMNRLAEADEQCMRLYQLQPDHPEAMRIRGLVLFALRRTDEALAACRRAVELAPGAAAPCGTLGFVLLELGATQEAIGWLKRAIEINPTDSVTHSSMLFCIAHSSEFDPQALVAEHRKFGERYDNQKRKRAAVFSNPRDPARKLQVGFVSGDLYSHAVASYAVPVIEHLAADPGIAMHFYHNHFEEDHTSERFKAHATTWRNVTGMSDSAFLERVRNDGIDIVIDLSGHTGRNRLVALAQRAAPVQASWIGYPATTGLTAMDYYLTDRFVAPHGAFDDQFVEQIVRLPAIAPFMPPPNCPPVNVLPALHNGYTTYASFNRLNKLSPHVIEVWARVLHADPTARMALGAIGNDGDQQTLTEWFAAAGIDAGRLTFHRRSNIPVYMQQHHGVDLCLDAFPYTGSTTTLNALWMGVPTVTIPGATMAGRGSAGWLQHVGLDAYIATDEDDFVARALALGRDTAALQALRAGLRARCGESAAFRPAVVAAGLSSALRTMWTRWCAGEPATAFDTPLFDDMTTAQAAAEA from the coding sequence ATGTTCTCGACCGAACTGCCCGCCTCCGCCGCGCTCACGCCCGAACAGCAGCTTGCGCAGGATATTGCGCTCGTCATGGACAACGCGCTCGAGCGCCATCGCAGCGGCGCGTTCGACGACGCCCGGGCGCTGTACGAGGCCATCCTCGACGCGGTGCCCGCGCATGGGGATGCGCATTACAACCTCGCGGTGCTGCTGGCCGATACGGGCCACGCGGCCGACGCGGTGCCGCATTTCGAAGCCGCCCTCGGCGCGAGCCCGGACAACGGCTACTACTGGGTCAGCTACATTCACGCGCTGCATCGCAGCGGGCAGACGGCCGCCGCGTGGATCGCGGTCGAAATCGCGCAGCAGCGCGGCGTGCACGGCCCCGCGCTGAACGGCCTGATCGCCCAGTTGGCGTCACCCGACATCGTGCTCGCAACTGCAGCGGTCGCGGCCGCCCCAAGCGGCATCGACGCGGCGATCGTCCTGGAAACCGCGGCCGGGCGGAGCGACTCCGGCAAGTCTGCCCGCCGCCCCAATCAGACGCTGCTGCAAAAGCACGCAGCGCTGTTCGACAAGAACAGGCACGCGGAAGCCACCGCGCTTGCACGAAAACTGGTCGCCGACTATCCGGAAGACGGCGCATGCTGGCGCGCGCTGTCCGCCTCGCTTCACCGGGAAGGCCGCTTCCCGGAGATGATCGAGGCCGGCTTGCGCACGGTCGAATTGCTGCCGAACGAAGTCCTCGTGCGCATCCTGCTGGCCGATACGCTGCGGGCGATGAACCGTCTCGCGGAAGCCGACGAGCAGTGCATGCGCCTGTACCAGCTTCAGCCCGATCACCCGGAGGCCATGCGGATCCGAGGTCTCGTGCTGTTCGCGCTGCGCCGCACGGATGAAGCGCTCGCGGCCTGCCGGCGTGCGGTCGAACTCGCGCCCGGCGCGGCCGCGCCGTGCGGCACGCTCGGCTTCGTGCTGCTCGAACTGGGCGCAACGCAGGAAGCGATAGGCTGGCTGAAGCGCGCGATCGAAATCAACCCGACCGACAGCGTCACCCATAGCAGCATGCTGTTCTGTATCGCGCACAGCAGCGAATTCGATCCGCAGGCGCTCGTGGCGGAGCACCGCAAGTTCGGCGAGCGCTACGACAATCAAAAGCGCAAGCGCGCGGCCGTGTTCTCGAACCCGCGCGATCCGGCGCGCAAGCTGCAGGTCGGCTTCGTGTCGGGCGACCTGTACAGCCACGCAGTCGCCTCCTACGCGGTGCCCGTGATCGAGCATCTCGCGGCCGACCCCGGCATTGCGATGCACTTCTATCACAATCACTTCGAGGAAGATCACACGTCCGAGCGCTTCAAGGCCCACGCCACGACCTGGCGCAACGTCACCGGCATGAGCGACTCGGCCTTCCTCGAACGCGTGCGCAACGACGGCATCGACATCGTGATCGACCTGTCGGGCCATACCGGCCGCAACCGGCTCGTTGCGCTGGCGCAGCGCGCCGCGCCGGTTCAGGCGTCGTGGATCGGCTATCCGGCCACGACCGGCCTCACCGCGATGGACTACTACCTGACGGACCGCTTCGTCGCGCCGCACGGCGCATTCGACGACCAGTTCGTCGAGCAGATCGTGCGGCTGCCCGCGATCGCGCCGTTCATGCCGCCGCCGAACTGCCCGCCCGTCAACGTGCTGCCGGCGCTGCACAACGGCTATACGACGTACGCCAGCTTCAACCGCCTGAACAAGCTGAGCCCGCACGTGATCGAGGTCTGGGCGCGCGTGCTGCATGCGGACCCGACCGCACGCATGGCGCTCGGCGCGATCGGCAACGACGGCGACCAGCAGACGCTGACCGAATGGTTCGCAGCCGCCGGCATCGATGCCGGCCGCCTGACGTTCCACCGGCGCTCGAACATTCCCGTCTACATGCAGCAGCATCACGGCGTCGACCTCTGTCTCGACGCGTTCCCGTACACCGGTTCGACGACCACGCTGAACGCGCTGTGGATGGGCGTACCGACCGTGACGATCCCCGGCGCGACGATGGCCGGGCGCGGCAGCGCGGGCTGGCTGCAGCACGTCGGGCTCGACGCGTACATCGCGACCGACGAGGACGACTTCGTCGCGAGGGCGCTGGCGCTCGGCCGCGACACCGCCGCGCTGCAGGCGCTTCGCGCCGGCCTGCGAGCGCGCTGCGGAGAGTCCGCCGCGTTCCGGCCGGCTGTCGTCGCGGCCGGGCTGTCGTCGGCGCTGCGCACGATGTGGACCCGCTGGTGCGCGGGCGAACCCGCGACCGCATTCGACACGCCGCTGTTCGACGACATGACCACCGCACAGGCCGCGGCAGAGGCCTGA
- the fliD gene encoding flagellar filament capping protein FliD encodes MSTINPAVTAANSSANSALQQAAQSIISGSTGNSSMDVNSLVTALVNAKTAGQTAALSAQQASDNTQISAYGALSAALSALQAGVTTLSNGSLQNTFTATASGTGLTATAGAGAVAGSYSVGVTQIATSQSLSSAAFGASTALGTGTMTLSLGSKSFTVNVGSNNNTLSGIAAAINNTTGNPGIVASVVNGSDGAHLVLSSTPTGAANAISVTVSNVTGDNGLSSLGVTSTASTTGGQSSIASANSSAAWKQSTAAQDAAFTINGIAATSASNTVTGAITGVTLNLTSAAVSGTQPQTLTVATDTKTQASAINNFVTLYNTLVTTMGSLSSFTAGASSQGPLLGDSTLNTIRNALASVVAGGVSSNGSTVNLASIGVTLQADGTLQVDSTALNSALQNNPTGVASLFNSTNGIGQQLTKDITNYTQTGGLIAARTTALNNDLKSVATQQTNLSNSVAQLTSQYQAQFTALNTLMATMNSNSQYLTQLFGGTNSAGALSSNKS; translated from the coding sequence ATGTCGACGATCAATCCCGCCGTCACCGCCGCCAACAGCTCGGCCAACAGCGCGCTGCAACAGGCTGCCCAATCGATCATCAGCGGATCGACCGGCAACTCGTCGATGGACGTCAACTCGCTCGTGACGGCACTCGTCAATGCGAAGACCGCCGGCCAGACCGCCGCGCTCAGCGCGCAGCAGGCCAGCGACAACACCCAGATTTCCGCGTACGGCGCCCTTTCGGCCGCGCTGAGCGCACTCCAGGCCGGCGTCACGACACTGTCGAACGGCTCGCTGCAGAACACCTTCACCGCCACCGCGAGCGGCACCGGCCTGACCGCGACCGCGGGCGCCGGCGCCGTCGCCGGCAGCTATTCGGTCGGCGTCACGCAGATCGCGACGTCGCAGTCGCTGTCGTCGGCCGCGTTCGGTGCGTCGACGGCGCTCGGCACCGGCACGATGACGCTGTCGCTCGGCAGCAAGTCGTTCACGGTCAACGTGGGCAGCAACAACAACACGCTGTCCGGCATCGCCGCCGCGATCAACAACACGACCGGCAACCCGGGCATCGTCGCGTCCGTCGTCAACGGCAGCGATGGCGCGCACCTCGTGCTCAGCTCGACGCCGACCGGCGCGGCGAATGCGATCAGCGTCACGGTCAGCAACGTGACCGGCGACAACGGCCTCTCCAGCCTCGGCGTCACGTCGACGGCCAGCACGACGGGCGGCCAGTCGTCCATTGCGTCCGCCAACAGCAGCGCCGCCTGGAAGCAAAGCACCGCCGCGCAGGACGCCGCCTTCACGATCAACGGCATCGCCGCGACGAGCGCGAGCAACACCGTGACGGGCGCGATCACCGGCGTCACGCTGAACCTGACCTCGGCCGCCGTCAGCGGCACGCAGCCGCAAACGCTGACGGTCGCCACCGACACGAAGACGCAAGCGTCGGCGATCAACAACTTCGTGACGCTCTACAACACGCTCGTCACGACGATGGGCTCGCTGTCGAGCTTCACGGCCGGCGCGTCGTCGCAAGGCCCGCTGCTCGGCGACTCGACGCTGAACACGATCCGCAACGCACTCGCGTCGGTCGTCGCGGGCGGCGTGAGCAGCAACGGCTCGACGGTCAACCTCGCGTCGATCGGCGTCACGCTGCAGGCCGACGGCACGCTGCAGGTCGACAGCACCGCGCTCAACTCCGCACTGCAGAACAACCCGACCGGCGTCGCATCGCTGTTCAACTCGACGAACGGGATCGGCCAGCAGCTGACGAAGGACATCACGAACTACACGCAGACGGGCGGGCTGATCGCCGCACGCACGACCGCGCTCAACAACGACCTGAAAAGCGTCGCCACGCAGCAGACCAACCTGTCGAACTCCGTCGCGCAGCTGACCAGCCAGTACCAGGCGCAATTCACCGCGCTCAACACGCTGATGGCGACGATGAACAGCAACTCGCAGTACCTGACGCAGCTGTTCGGCGGCACGAACAGTGCCGGCGCGCTGTCGAGCAACAAGAGCTGA
- a CDS encoding flagellin — translation MLGINSNINSLVAQQNLNGSQNALSQAITRLSSGKRINSAADDAAGLAISTRMQTQINGLNQGVSNANDGVSMIQTASSALSSLTNSLQRIRQLAVQASTGTMSSTDQAALQQEVAQQIQEVNRIASQTTYNGTNILNGNAGIVSFQVGANVGQTISLDLSQSMSAAKIGGGLVQKGQTVGTVTGLSLDTAGVYTSSGAAITAINVLSDGQGGYTFTDQNGGAIAQTVAQSVFGASATTSNGTAVGNLSIQASATSTSMSSAALTAITNAVAQINAVNKPATVSGLDISTVSGANVAMVSIDNALQTVNNVQAQLGAAQNRFTAIATAQQAESTDLSSAQSQITDANFAQETANMSKNQVLQQAGISVLAQANSLPQQVLKLLQ, via the coding sequence ATGCTCGGAATTAACAGCAACATCAACTCGCTGGTTGCACAGCAGAACCTCAACGGCTCGCAAAACGCCCTGTCCCAGGCCATCACGCGCCTGTCGTCGGGCAAGCGCATCAACAGCGCGGCAGACGACGCAGCAGGCCTCGCGATCTCGACCCGGATGCAGACCCAGATCAACGGTCTGAACCAGGGCGTGTCGAACGCGAACGACGGCGTGTCGATGATTCAAACGGCATCGAGCGCACTGTCGTCGCTGACGAACAGCCTGCAACGTATCCGCCAGCTGGCCGTCCAGGCATCGACGGGCACGATGTCCTCGACCGACCAGGCGGCACTGCAACAGGAAGTTGCGCAGCAGATCCAGGAAGTGAACCGTATCGCGTCGCAAACGACGTACAACGGCACGAACATCCTGAACGGCAACGCAGGCATCGTGTCGTTCCAGGTCGGCGCGAACGTCGGTCAGACGATTTCGCTGGACCTGAGCCAAAGCATGTCGGCTGCCAAGATCGGCGGCGGCCTGGTGCAGAAGGGTCAGACGGTCGGTACGGTGACGGGCCTGAGCCTCGACACCGCCGGCGTGTACACGTCGTCGGGCGCGGCGATTACCGCGATCAACGTGCTGTCGGACGGTCAAGGTGGCTACACGTTCACCGACCAGAACGGCGGCGCCATCGCGCAAACCGTTGCTCAGTCCGTGTTCGGCGCAAGCGCAACGACCAGCAACGGCACGGCAGTCGGCAATCTGTCGATTCAAGCGAGCGCAACCAGCACGAGCATGTCGTCGGCGGCGCTCACCGCAATCACGAACGCAGTTGCGCAGATCAACGCCGTCAACAAGCCGGCAACCGTGTCGGGCCTCGACATCAGCACCGTCAGCGGTGCGAACGTCGCGATGGTGTCGATCGACAACGCGCTGCAAACGGTGAACAACGTTCAGGCACAGCTCGGTGCGGCACAAAACCGCTTCACGGCAATCGCCACGGCGCAGCAGGCAGAATCGACCGACCTGTCGTCGGCACAGTCGCAGATCACCGACGCGAACTTTGCGCAGGAAACCGCGAACATGTCGAAGAACCAGGTGCTGCAACAAGCTGGCATCTCGGTGCTCGCACAGGCAAACTCGCTGCCGCAGCAGGTCCTGAAGCTCCTGCAGTAA
- the rpsU gene encoding 30S ribosomal protein S21 has protein sequence MTTILLKENEPFEVAIRRFRRAIEKNGLIAELRERQSYEKPTAVRKRKKAAAVKRLHKRLRSQMLPKKLH, from the coding sequence ATGACGACGATTCTTCTGAAAGAAAACGAGCCGTTCGAAGTGGCGATTCGCCGCTTTCGCCGTGCTATCGAAAAAAATGGCCTGATCGCTGAACTGCGCGAGCGCCAGTCCTACGAAAAGCCGACCGCAGTCCGCAAGCGCAAGAAGGCAGCAGCCGTCAAGCGCCTGCACAAGCGCCTGCGCAGCCAGATGCTGCCGAAGAAGCTCCACTAA
- a CDS encoding flagellar protein FliT, with translation MEQTELIAQLDALTDAIEHAAAMADWIEAARLVDLREPLVASLAADQPPAGIAAIRRIQASNARIFADAQRAQQELTNEYQAAMGRVQAVGQYQSIASR, from the coding sequence ATGGAACAGACCGAACTGATCGCCCAGCTCGACGCGCTCACCGACGCGATCGAACATGCGGCCGCGATGGCCGACTGGATCGAGGCGGCGCGCCTCGTCGACCTGCGCGAGCCGCTCGTTGCGTCGCTCGCGGCCGATCAGCCGCCGGCCGGCATCGCCGCGATCCGCCGGATTCAGGCCAGCAACGCGCGCATCTTCGCCGACGCGCAACGCGCGCAGCAGGAGCTGACCAACGAATACCAGGCGGCGATGGGCCGCGTGCAGGCCGTCGGCCAGTACCAGAGCATCGCGAGCCGTTAA
- a CDS encoding DNA-3-methyladenine glycosylase I has translation MSQRCNWVKTEADAHYHDTEWGVPSHDDRHLFEMLILEGAQAGLSWSTILNKRAGYRDAFADFDVDAVARFTPKRIEKLLENPGIVRNRAKVESAVTNARAVQRIREEHGSLAAFLWSFVGGAPVQNAWQSYRDAPASTEQSDALSKALKAYGCKFVGSTICYALMQATGMVNDHEVGCPCHAQCAALGGKQPARRRKAG, from the coding sequence ATGTCGCAGCGGTGCAACTGGGTGAAGACTGAAGCGGATGCTCACTATCACGATACCGAGTGGGGCGTGCCGTCGCACGACGATCGCCACCTGTTCGAAATGCTGATCCTGGAAGGGGCGCAGGCCGGGCTGTCGTGGTCGACGATCCTGAACAAGCGCGCGGGCTATCGCGACGCCTTTGCGGATTTCGACGTCGATGCCGTCGCGCGCTTCACGCCGAAGCGCATCGAAAAGCTGCTCGAGAATCCCGGCATCGTGCGCAATCGCGCCAAGGTCGAATCGGCGGTCACCAATGCGCGTGCCGTGCAGCGCATCCGGGAAGAGCACGGGTCGCTCGCCGCGTTCCTGTGGTCGTTCGTCGGCGGCGCGCCGGTCCAGAACGCGTGGCAGTCGTACCGCGACGCGCCCGCGTCGACCGAGCAGTCCGACGCGCTCAGCAAGGCGCTGAAGGCGTACGGCTGCAAGTTCGTCGGTTCGACGATCTGCTATGCGCTGATGCAGGCCACCGGCATGGTCAACGATCACGAGGTCGGCTGCCCATGCCACGCGCAATGCGCGGCGCTCGGCGGCAAGCAGCCGGCACGCCGGCGCAAGGCGGGCTGA
- a CDS encoding PepSY-associated TM helix domain-containing protein yields the protein MNAFLRPFLVRLHRWFGLAIALFLFVAGLTGALIAWDHEIDALLNPDFYTARSDAAPLDPLALAARIEAADPRVQVTYLPLAIEPGHTLQAGVMPRTDPATGRPYALDFSQIAVDPATGAVQGRREWGAPSLARLDLMPFIYRLHYSLFLPVYGGINFGFWVMGVVGIVWAIDSLIALVLAFPNLKSWRKSFAFRVRRGGYPLVFDLHRSGGVWVWGLLLVVAVTSISMNLAVPVVRPLVSLVSPLAETPYTNPEHFPPAPPGSTMLRRERIVEIARAAGRDAGIAAPPGALLFAPAMNAYAVGFFTPGNDHGDVGLGNAWLYWDAVTGKPVAAQVPGRGSAGDLFMQAQFPLHSGRIAGVAGRAAVSVLGIVIAMLSVTGICIWVKKRSARVRAARSARAVAPVPSRAAR from the coding sequence ATGAATGCGTTCCTGCGACCGTTTCTCGTCCGCCTGCATCGCTGGTTCGGCCTCGCGATCGCGCTGTTCCTGTTCGTCGCGGGGCTGACCGGCGCACTGATCGCGTGGGACCACGAGATCGACGCGCTACTGAACCCGGACTTCTACACCGCACGCAGCGATGCGGCGCCGCTTGATCCGCTCGCGCTCGCGGCGCGCATCGAGGCCGCCGACCCGCGCGTGCAGGTGACCTATCTGCCGCTCGCGATCGAACCGGGCCATACGCTGCAGGCCGGCGTGATGCCGCGCACCGATCCGGCGACCGGCCGGCCGTACGCGCTCGACTTCAGCCAGATCGCCGTCGATCCCGCGACCGGCGCGGTGCAGGGGCGCCGCGAATGGGGCGCGCCGTCGCTCGCGCGGCTCGACCTGATGCCGTTCATCTACCGGCTGCACTACTCGCTGTTCCTGCCGGTGTACGGCGGGATCAACTTCGGGTTCTGGGTGATGGGCGTCGTCGGCATCGTGTGGGCGATCGACAGCCTGATCGCGCTCGTGCTCGCGTTTCCGAACCTGAAAAGCTGGCGCAAGTCGTTCGCGTTCCGCGTGCGGCGCGGCGGCTATCCGCTGGTGTTCGACCTGCACCGCTCGGGCGGCGTGTGGGTGTGGGGGCTGCTGCTGGTCGTCGCGGTCACGTCGATCTCGATGAATCTCGCCGTGCCCGTCGTGCGGCCGCTGGTATCGCTGGTGTCGCCGCTCGCCGAGACGCCGTACACGAATCCCGAACACTTCCCGCCCGCGCCGCCGGGCAGCACGATGCTGCGGCGCGAGCGGATCGTCGAGATCGCGCGCGCGGCCGGGCGCGACGCCGGGATCGCCGCGCCGCCCGGCGCGCTGCTGTTCGCGCCGGCGATGAATGCCTACGCAGTCGGGTTCTTCACGCCCGGCAACGATCACGGCGACGTCGGGCTCGGCAACGCGTGGCTCTACTGGGACGCCGTGACCGGCAAGCCCGTCGCCGCCCAGGTGCCGGGCCGCGGCTCGGCCGGCGACCTGTTCATGCAGGCGCAGTTTCCGCTGCACTCGGGGCGGATCGCCGGCGTCGCGGGCCGCGCCGCGGTGAGCGTGCTCGGGATCGTCATCGCGATGCTGAGCGTGACGGGCATCTGCATCTGGGTGAAGAAGCGCAGCGCGCGCGTGCGGGCCGCACGCAGTGCGCGGGCGGTTGCGCCGGTGCCGTCGCGCGCCGCGAGGTGA